Sequence from the Nocardioides exalbidus genome:
CGACGGCGACCCGGTCACCGACTACGTCGAGGAGCTCACCAAGGACCTCCACCTCTACGTCGTCAACGACGACCTCACCGTCTTCCGGCACCTCCACCCGACCCTCGACGACGAGGGCACCTGGTCGGCGCCGTTCGACGTGCCCGACGCCGGCGGCTACCGCGCCGTGACCGAGTTCACCGCGGTGGACGAGGGTGGCAACGGCGACCACGTCATCCTCGGCCGACCGCTCGCCCTGCCGCCCGGTGACCCGGGTGACACGGTCGCCGACGACGCGGTGGTCGGCGTGACCGTCTCGGAGTCGCCGACCACGGGTCCCGACGGCGAGCTCCGGCTCGTCGTGCGGGATGCGGACGGCCGGCCGGTCAACCTCGGCACGTACCTCGGCGCCTACAGCCACGTCACCGGCTTCAACACCGAGACCGGCGCGATGGTGCACCTGCACCCGCTCGACGCGCCCGAGATCACCGAGGCCGGCTCCGAGCTGACGTTCCACTCCGAGATCGAGCAGGCCGGCGAGTACCGCCTGTTCGTGCAGGTGCGCGTCGACGGCTTCCTGCACACGGTGCCCGTCGAGCTCACGGTCGCACGCTCAGCCTGACCGTCGTCACGGGGTTCTCGAAGCGGCTCAGCGGGATGCTGACCTGCACCTCCCACTCGCCGGCGCGCGGGATCACGACCCTGCCGCGGTACGTGCCGGCGGCGATCGGCACCACCGCGACGGCGCCGATGTCGAGGCCCTCGGTGCGCAGCTCCACCACCGGGTTCGACGGCGGGTCGTAGGGCTCGCCGCTGGCGTCCTGCACCTGCACGAGCACGGTGTTGGAGCCCGTACGCCGGGGGTCGAGGACCGCGAGCACGCGCAGGTCGCCGGCGGTCGCGGCGCCGACGCCGGTGGTGCCGGACGCCGCGGTGACGGGCGCCGGACGGGGGGACTGGTTGACGAGGAAGCCGGTCACGCCGAGCAGCACGACCAGCAGCGCGGCCTCGACGCGGACGGCGCGCGTGACCAGCCCGGCCGCACGCCCGCGGTCGGCGAAGCCCGTCGCCGCGCGGACCGCGGGCAGCGTCCGCCACCGGTTCCACGCGCCGATCCCGGCCACCAGCAGGGCGATCCCGATCTTGACCAGCAGGAGGCGGCCGTAGGTCGTCTCGACGAACCCGGCCCACGAGCCGAGGATCCGCCAGCTCAGGAAGGCGCCGGCGCCCGCGACGACCAGCAGGGAGACCGCCGCGAACGTCGAGAAGCGGGCCAGGGCCTGGGCGGCGAGCAGCTCCCGGCCGGCGAGCGCGCCGAGCGTGAGCACGAGCCCGACCAGGCCGCCGAGCCAGACGGCACCGGCGGTGACGTGGAGGACGTCGTAGAAGACGAGGACCGGCGACGGGGCGAAGGCGCGGGTGTGGCCGACCATCGACGGGCCGGCGAGCGCCAGCAGCGAGCCCGCTCCGAGCACGCGCGCGGCCGTGGGTCCGGGTGGCGCGTCCGACATCGTGCGCACCACGACACCCAGCCCGACGACCACCAGGGCGGCGCTGAGCAGCTCGTTGGTGACGAGGGAGACGTCGAACGACGAGACCACGTCGGTGAGCTCGAGGCCCTGGCCGTAGACCGCCGCGACCGGCACCTGCAGGACCGCGCCGACCGCGCCCGCCCCGGCGGCGTACGACGTCAGGCGGCGCAGCCGCGAGCGCACCTCGCCACCTCCCCACGTCCGGGGCAGCACGAAGGCGACGAAGAGCGCCAGGCCGGCGGCGAGCAGCAGCCCGACGACGGTCACCACGGTGACCACGTCGCGCAGCACGGTCACGACCGCCGACGAGGTCGACGGCTCCGGCGGCGCCGCGACCGACGCGCTGGGCGAGCCGATCGAGAAGGTCAGCGCACCCGCGACGGGGTGGCCGTCGTCGGAGAGCACGTTCCATGACACGACGTAGGTGCCGTCGGCGAGGTCGGCCGCCCCGGGCAGCGTCACGGTGACGACGTCGCCGTTGGCGCCCGCCGAGGAGTCGACCGGGTCGCCCTCGGCGTCGTAGACGGCCACCTCCTGCGAGGTCAGCCGGACCGGCTCGTTGAAGGTCAGGCTCACCGACCCGGGCGCGGTCGCGACGACCGCTCCCTCCGCGGGGTCGGTGCCGACCAGCTCGGCGTGCGCCGAGGCCGGCGCGCTGCCGAGGAGCACGCAGGCACACGCGACCAGCGCGGCGAGGACCGGACCCACCCCTGTGCGGAGGATCCGGCGCCACCGCGCCGGTCGCGCGTACGTCGTCACGCCCGGGTCACGCGGTCCTGCGCGTGCGGGCGAGGGCGACGCCGCCGAGGACGGCGCCGACGAGGCCGAGCCCGAGGCCGGCCCAGCCCAGCGCGGAGGAGCCCTCGTCGGAGTCGGAGCCGTCCGCGTCGGCTCCGGTCCCGGTCGAGGTGCTGGTCTGCTCCGCCGACTCCTCCGCCGACTCGTCCGCCGACTCAGCGGTCTCGTCGCCGTGGTGGTCGCCCTCGGCGCTCGCCGCGGTGATCTCGAACGCCGGCGCCGGGCTCTCGAGCGCGTCGGCGTCCTGTCCCTCGGCCGGGACCTCGACCCAGCGGGTCTCGCCCTTCTCGCACGTCTGGATGGTCGGGAACGACAGCGTCTCGCCCTCGGCGTCGGGAACCTGGAGCGACAGCTCGAACCAGTCGCGCTGCCCGTCGGGCAGCGGCGTGGTCGCGGTGTAGGCGATCGAGGCGACCCGCTCGGTGACCTCGTTGCCGTGGGAGTCGGTGATGGGGTCGGCGAGCTGCTCCATCTTCTTCTCGACGTCGTAGAACGGG
This genomic interval carries:
- a CDS encoding copper resistance protein CopC, with protein sequence MTTYARPARWRRILRTGVGPVLAALVACACVLLGSAPASAHAELVGTDPAEGAVVATAPGSVSLTFNEPVRLTSQEVAVYDAEGDPVDSSAGANGDVVTVTLPGAADLADGTYVVSWNVLSDDGHPVAGALTFSIGSPSASVAAPPEPSTSSAVVTVLRDVVTVVTVVGLLLAAGLALFVAFVLPRTWGGGEVRSRLRRLTSYAAGAGAVGAVLQVPVAAVYGQGLELTDVVSSFDVSLVTNELLSAALVVVGLGVVVRTMSDAPPGPTAARVLGAGSLLALAGPSMVGHTRAFAPSPVLVFYDVLHVTAGAVWLGGLVGLVLTLGALAGRELLAAQALARFSTFAAVSLLVVAGAGAFLSWRILGSWAGFVETTYGRLLLVKIGIALLVAGIGAWNRWRTLPAVRAATGFADRGRAAGLVTRAVRVEAALLVVLLGVTGFLVNQSPRPAPVTAASGTTGVGAATAGDLRVLAVLDPRRTGSNTVLVQVQDASGEPYDPPSNPVVELRTEGLDIGAVAVVPIAAGTYRGRVVIPRAGEWEVQVSIPLSRFENPVTTVRLSVRP
- a CDS encoding YcnI family protein, which encodes MSTRTLARLGVLTAATSAIALSLVAPASAHVTATPSSSAAGAYTVVTFSVGHGCEGSPTTGIEIQVPESVLAVTPSRNPFYDVEKKMEQLADPITDSHGNEVTERVASIAYTATTPLPDGQRDWFELSLQVPDAEGETLSFPTIQTCEKGETRWVEVPAEGQDADALESPAPAFEITAASAEGDHHGDETAESADESAEESAEQTSTSTGTGADADGSDSDEGSSALGWAGLGLGLVGAVLGGVALARTRRTA